CTGTCGCCAAGAATCCGCACCAAATCGTGACTTCAGAGTCGCTCGAGGTACTGCCGTTTTCACCGGTCGAAGAATGCGACGTCAGCCCACTCGGCAACCGGGTCGTTCGATTGAACGCTCCTCCGGGAGAACTGCAGATTCGCTACGCGGCGACCGTGGGTTTGCAGACCGAATCCGTTGACTCGAATGACTTGATGGAAACCGATTACGAAAAGCTGCCCGGCGACATTCTTTCGTATCTCAACCCGAGCCGATATTGCGAATCTGACAAGCTCTACCGCTTTGCCATCGACGAGTTCGGACACCTCGTTCCCGGATATTCACGCGTCACAGCAATTTGCAATTGGACGTTCGAGCAACTGTCCTACATCCCCGGCAGCACCAATTTCACGACGACCGCTTGCGATGTCTTGTTGCAACGTGCGGGCGTGTGCCGAGATTATGCACACGTCGCAATCAGCTTGTGCCGTGCGTTGGGAATCCCTGCCCGGTATGTATCCGGGTACGCGGTCAACCTGGTCCCGCCGGACTTCCACGGTTTCATGGAAGCCTACTTGGACGGACGTTGGTTCCTCTTTGATGCCACTCGTTTGGCACCGGTCGGAGGCTTGGTTCGAATCGGAACCGGGCGAGATGCAGCCGACGTAGCTTTCGCGACCATCCGCGGTGAAGTCGATTGCACGGGAATGGGAGTGTGGGCAACGGATGCCAACCCGACGGACGAAAGGCTAAGTCCTGACAATGTGCAAACCGGAGTCAGCTCTGCTTGAGCGACTTGACACTTCTGGCGAGTAAGTTCAGCCGATCGATCTCAACACCTGGCATCGCGACCAATGTCGCAATAGCCGCTATCAGACATGCCAAGATTCGATCGCGTTTTCAGCGTCGATGTTCGTTCAACAATCACGGATCACTAGGATCCTGAGATAGCGGGATGCTAATCACCAAAGCGGCCGCCCGATCGTCATTGCTGGATCGGCGCGAAGCGTGGCAACTGAGGCAGGTCGCTGACAATCGGATTCTTCCCGCGAAACGGTAGACGTCTTTCTCGGTCTCATCGAAACTCGGCTTGCCAGTCTTCAGCGATTTCACCGCTCGCTTTTCAAAGCCTTTCTCGGGTTCATTGTCGATATTCATCGCTTTCAAATCGACCGCGATCCATCGCAATTGAATCCCGTGGCTCTTCTCGAGCTCCGCAAACACATCTTCCAGGGAACGAGACGGGATGCTGAGCCCTTCGTCTTCGCGGAAGAAGTCGCGGTGCATGACCTGGAGAGCTCCGTGCAAAGTCTCGTGCAGGATGGCCGCACGGGTTCTCGCTTCAACCAGCGTCGTTTTCGAATGATCACGCGAAGACTCATCATTCGACGTGCGGACCGTCGTCGCATTTTTCGCTGGAGCATCGATTGACTTTGTCTGATCGATTGACTTTGTCTGACTGACTGCCAACTCAGAAGTCAGCAACCAACCCAGCGTCATGGCGCCTGCAAACGCGAGCGTGCGAGTGAATGACCTCAAAGGATTGCCTCGACAAAAGGAGGAAGAAGCGTCGCGAAAGGTTGACGCGAGGAAACGTTGATTGACGCATTGGAAGGATCGATGAATCGCAAGCAGAGCATTCTGAAGCGAATACACGGTGTTTCCATACAAAATCACAGAATACCAGGCGACGGCATCACGCTTGCAATGAAATAGGTTGATACCACGGACGGGGCAATGCCTTCTCTCATTCTTGGAATCGAAACCATGTTGATGCGAAACCCCCACGAAGAAATTGTTGTCACCAAAACGAGTTTGGTTGCACCCAATTGCGAGTCACCAACGGTTTACCTGTTTGGACAAACCGTTCTCTTGCTGTTGTTCTTGGTTGCGATCCTGCTTCGTTCGTTGACATTCTAAATCTTTGACCTTCGGTAGGAACGCTGCGACCGCAGATTGATCCTGCGATCGCAGCGTTCCGCCATTTCAAATCATCTTGCGAGACGCCAACTTCACTCATTCGCGAATGGGCTTTGGCAGAGTCCACAAGAGCAGGCCCATTCCAGCGATCGCACTGATGGCGGACCCGACCAATACACCCGTCTTGGCAGTATCAAGTCCATCGGCTCCGAACGCCAAGCCGTCGATGAACAATGCCATCGTAAATCCGATCCCAGCGAGAAAGCTACCCGATATCAAAATGGGCCAGTTCAGTCCGCTCGGTAAACGTGCCACGCCCAATCGAATCACCAACCAACTGAACAGCACGATCCCAAGTGGTTTTCCGACGACCAAACCGATCACGACCGCGATAGCAACCGAGTCGCCCAGGTTTGCTGGTTCAATCAACACTCCCGCATTCGCGAGCGCAAAGACCGGCATGATCACATACGCGGTCCATGGATGCAGCGATGACTCCAAGTACTCCAGCGGCGAGACCGTTTCTCGAGTGAGTTGCTGGACTTCTCGAACCACCTCGGCGCGGTGCAACCGGCGACGCCACTTCTTGGGTTGGAATTCGTGCTCCTTCTCGTGCAAGTACTCACGAAAACGTTCGGGAACCAAAGTGGGTGTGGCAGGCGTCATCAGCCCTAGAATCACGCCGATCAGAGTCGCGTGAATGCCGGATTCGTGAAGTGCAATCCATGCAAGAATTCCGACAATCACATACGGCGGAAAGCGACGCACTCCAATTCGCGAAAGCAGATGCACCACGCCGACGGCAGCCGCAGCGAGGAACAAATAGCGGCCGTCCAGCGACTCGGTGTAGCCAACTGCGATCACCAGAATTGCACCGATGTCATCGACAATGGCGAGGGATAGCAAGAGCACTCGAAGGCTGTGTGGTACGCGAGAACCGAGGATCGCCAAACAGCCAACGACAAATGCGATGTCTGTCGCCATCGGAATGCCCCACCCTTGCATTCCAGGTTGGCCGTATTGCATTGAAAGATACAGCGTGGCCGGCACAATCATTCCACCGATTGCAGCGGCGATGGGCAGAGTTGCCTGCTTCAGATCCGAAAGGGAACCATGAGCAAGCTCCCGTTTGACTTCCAAACCGATCACAAAGAAGAACACCGCCATCAAACCGTCATTGATGACATGGTGCAGGGAGTGGTGAAAGACGATGTCCCCAATGGCAATCGTCAGATCGGTATGCCAAAACGCCAGATAGCTCTCCGCCCAAGAGGAGTTCGCCGCGACAAGGGCGACCACCGTACACAAAATCAGCACCAGCCCGCTGGTCGCCTCGATGTGTAAG
This genomic window from Rhodopirellula bahusiensis contains:
- the nhaA gene encoding Na+/H+ antiporter NhaA produces the protein MNHIETRLPLPIQPIDRWLRPFARFLHIEATSGLVLILCTVVALVAANSSWAESYLAFWHTDLTIAIGDIVFHHSLHHVINDGLMAVFFFVIGLEVKRELAHGSLSDLKQATLPIAAAIGGMIVPATLYLSMQYGQPGMQGWGIPMATDIAFVVGCLAILGSRVPHSLRVLLLSLAIVDDIGAILVIAVGYTESLDGRYLFLAAAAVGVVHLLSRIGVRRFPPYVIVGILAWIALHESGIHATLIGVILGLMTPATPTLVPERFREYLHEKEHEFQPKKWRRRLHRAEVVREVQQLTRETVSPLEYLESSLHPWTAYVIMPVFALANAGVLIEPANLGDSVAIAVVIGLVVGKPLGIVLFSWLVIRLGVARLPSGLNWPILISGSFLAGIGFTMALFIDGLAFGADGLDTAKTGVLVGSAISAIAGMGLLLWTLPKPIRE
- a CDS encoding c-type heme family protein yields the protein MTLGWLLTSELAVSQTKSIDQTKSIDAPAKNATTVRTSNDESSRDHSKTTLVEARTRAAILHETLHGALQVMHRDFFREDEGLSIPSRSLEDVFAELEKSHGIQLRWIAVDLKAMNIDNEPEKGFEKRAVKSLKTGKPSFDETEKDVYRFAGRIRLSATCLSCHASRRSSNDDRAAALVISIPLSQDPSDP
- a CDS encoding transglutaminase-like domain-containing protein, producing the protein MNTVHVGCQLNYLVKSPSIFLLNCSVAKNPHQIVTSESLEVLPFSPVEECDVSPLGNRVVRLNAPPGELQIRYAATVGLQTESVDSNDLMETDYEKLPGDILSYLNPSRYCESDKLYRFAIDEFGHLVPGYSRVTAICNWTFEQLSYIPGSTNFTTTACDVLLQRAGVCRDYAHVAISLCRALGIPARYVSGYAVNLVPPDFHGFMEAYLDGRWFLFDATRLAPVGGLVRIGTGRDAADVAFATIRGEVDCTGMGVWATDANPTDERLSPDNVQTGVSSA